One genomic window of Tachypleus tridentatus isolate NWPU-2018 chromosome 12, ASM421037v1, whole genome shotgun sequence includes the following:
- the LOC143234892 gene encoding partner of bursicon-like, with amino-acid sequence MRTPASLVTFCLTLTSNVLFHSNALDISDLKNSMSTMDRTTCTTHRSEIHISKEEQDEVGNVVRMCEGTVTVTKCEGTCVSQIQPSVKTPSGFDCQCCRETVMETKTVVLKECFDSDGKRIFDDEGMMTIRLQEPSKCACHKCGH; translated from the exons atGAGGACACCTGCTTCTCTTGTAACCTTTTGTTTGACCCTGACGTCAAATGTTCTTTTCCATTCTAACGCGCTGGATATTTCGGACCTAAAGAATTCTATGTCGACTATGGACCGAACAACTTGTACAACTCACCGCTCTGAAATTCACATCAGTAAGGAAGAACAAGACGAAGTAGGAAACGTAGTGCGCATGTGCGAAGGAACCGTAACTGTAACTAAATGCGAAGGAACTTGTGTTTCACAGATCCAGCCAAGTGTGAAGACTCCTAGcggattt GACTGCCAATGCTGTCGAGAAACGGTAATGGAAACTAAGACCGTTGTGTTGAAAGAATGTTTCGATAGTGACGGTAAACGTATTTTTGATGACGAAGGAATGATGACCATACGACTTCAAGAACCGTCTAAATGCGCATGTCATAAATGTGGCCACTAG